Proteins from a single region of Candidatus Methylomirabilis sp.:
- a CDS encoding cupin domain-containing protein: MTAIRLHRDNRRIEAPVEMASFLDGEGLLYRNWDVSKLCGGLRDNYALTDAEKAEILATFDSDLEKLKTEGGYVAADIVVLWEKTPDLESLLGKFSREHHHSEDEVRFVVDGHGIFTIRGRSGRYFDVSVGPGDLITVPTGTRHWFTLAEDRRIKCIRLFQDPAGWAAIYDET, from the coding sequence ATGACGGCGATCAGGCTACACCGCGACAACCGGCGCATCGAGGCGCCGGTAGAGATGGCGAGCTTTCTCGACGGGGAAGGCCTCCTCTACCGCAACTGGGATGTGTCGAAGCTATGCGGTGGATTGCGGGACAACTACGCCCTGACCGATGCCGAAAAGGCGGAGATTTTGGCGACGTTTGACAGCGACCTGGAGAAGCTCAAGACCGAAGGGGGGTACGTCGCAGCCGATATCGTTGTCCTCTGGGAAAAGACCCCCGACCTGGAGAGCCTACTCGGGAAGTTCAGCCGGGAACATCATCACAGCGAAGACGAGGTACGGTTCGTGGTCGATGGCCACGGCATCTTCACGATCCGCGGGCGAAGTGGCCGCTACTTCGACGTCAGTGTCGGTCCCGGCGATCTGATCACCGTGCCTACGGGCACCCGCCACTGGTTTACACTGGCCGAGGATCGTCGAATCAAGTGCATTCGCCTCTTCCAGGACCCCGCCGGTTGGGCGGCCATTTACGACGAGACCTGA
- the mtnB gene encoding methylthioribulose 1-phosphate dehydratase, translating into MTTAHQATEPALTALVEITVSFARRGWFPATSGNLSARVSAPGEPLLLVVSASGRDKEAMTAADFVLVNESLQPVEPGFQLVGSKAVPRPSSETVVHARIYQATGCGCVLHVHTVWNNLIADRFSSQGAVVLRDLEMIKGLDIWEEAAEIRVPVVENLFKLPALAEAVAERITDPRVPGILIRRHGLYVWGANPFQAKRHIEAFEFMFEYLLRMGGEG; encoded by the coding sequence ATGACAACAGCGCACCAAGCCACAGAGCCAGCCCTGACAGCGCTGGTCGAGATTACGGTCAGTTTTGCTAGACGGGGATGGTTCCCCGCGACCAGCGGTAACCTTTCGGCTCGGGTTAGCGCCCCTGGCGAGCCGCTCTTACTGGTCGTCTCCGCCAGCGGTCGGGACAAAGAGGCGATGACGGCGGCCGACTTTGTTCTGGTGAACGAATCGCTTCAACCGGTGGAGCCAGGATTTCAGCTTGTGGGGAGCAAAGCCGTACCGCGCCCGTCGTCCGAGACGGTGGTTCACGCCCGCATCTATCAGGCAACCGGGTGCGGATGTGTCTTACATGTGCACACGGTGTGGAATAATCTGATTGCCGACCGCTTCTCCTCCCAAGGCGCGGTTGTGCTCCGGGATCTTGAGATGATCAAAGGGCTCGACATCTGGGAAGAGGCAGCAGAGATCCGGGTTCCCGTTGTGGAGAATTTGTTTAAGCTTCCTGCCCTGGCAGAGGCCGTAGCGGAGCGGATTACGGACCCGAGAGTGCCGGGGATCCTGATCCGGCGCCATGGACTGTATGTCTGGGGGGCCAATCCCTTCCAGGCCAAGCGGCACATCGAGGCCTTCGAGTTCATGTTTGAATACCTGCTCCGGATGGGAGGTGAAGGATGA
- a CDS encoding MtnX-like HAD-IB family phosphatase, whose translation MSRQTVIFCDFDGTAAEQEVIVSLFRAFGPPGWEAVRDAIIAGTVSVREGVGRLFAQIPSSRVPEMVAYARRIATLRSGLREFLEYCRVHDHRFLLTSGGIDFFIYPILEGILPRDQIYCNGSDVSGPTVRILWPHGCDEHCRADCGMCKPSIMRRFPSAQYRRVVVGDGVTDLPAARLADLVMARDLLVVKCREAGITYEPFETFYDVMAVLDRVGAEVCG comes from the coding sequence ATGAGCCGGCAGACAGTCATCTTCTGCGACTTCGACGGGACGGCCGCAGAGCAGGAGGTCATCGTCTCCCTCTTCAGGGCCTTTGGCCCGCCGGGATGGGAGGCGGTGCGTGATGCGATCATCGCCGGGACGGTGAGCGTGCGGGAGGGGGTCGGTCGCCTCTTTGCCCAGATCCCTTCGTCCCGCGTCCCGGAGATGGTGGCGTATGCTCGGCGGATCGCCACGCTGCGATCCGGACTTCGAGAGTTTTTGGAGTATTGTCGGGTCCATGACCACCGGTTTTTACTGACCAGTGGAGGGATCGACTTCTTTATCTACCCCATCCTGGAGGGGATCCTGCCACGAGATCAGATCTATTGTAACGGAAGCGACGTGAGCGGCCCTACGGTACGCATCCTCTGGCCTCACGGGTGCGACGAGCACTGCCGGGCCGATTGCGGGATGTGCAAGCCCAGCATCATGCGTCGCTTTCCGTCAGCGCAGTATCGCAGGGTGGTGGTGGGGGACGGGGTCACGGACCTGCCAGCGGCCAGGCTGGCCGACCTGGTCATGGCCCGCGACCTGTTGGTCGTCAAGTGCCGGGAAGCCGGAATTACCTATGAGCCGTTTGAGACCTTCTACGATGTCATGGCGGTACTCGACCGTGTGGGGGCGGAGGTGTGCGGATGA
- a CDS encoding 2,3-diketo-5-methylthiopentyl-1-phosphate enolase — translation MATYRLAGGGDWTKKAETIALGMTVGSWPGLSVERQTALQRHAGRVVTVEAGLIRIAYPLANLTPDLPSLLTATFGKLSMDGKIRLVDLALPPTFAAAFPGPKLGVEGVRARLGVHSRPLLMSIFKACLGLTLQELAEGFFQQALGGVDLIKDDEIFFNDTDAPFEQRLEACLQAAERARRETGQVVLYAINLTGPVHRLPEKARRAVRLGANALLINVLPYGFDLLHRLAEDPEITVPLVAHPALAGALYPSGDYGIAASLLLGTLMRLAGADLVLFPSPYGGMALERSEALDLAGRLTDKDGLPHRRTFPVPSAGIHPGLVPHIMDDFGLDVVVNAGGGIHAHPSGAAAGGRAFRAAIAASVAGIPLEEAATGSSDLRAALDQWGSGKARIPKEFSA, via the coding sequence ATTGCGACCTATCGTCTCGCCGGCGGAGGCGATTGGACGAAGAAGGCGGAGACGATCGCGCTGGGTATGACGGTCGGGAGTTGGCCCGGTCTGTCGGTCGAGAGACAGACGGCCCTTCAGCGCCATGCCGGCCGCGTGGTGACGGTCGAGGCGGGCCTGATTCGTATCGCCTACCCGCTCGCGAATCTCACGCCGGACCTCCCATCACTGCTGACTGCCACCTTCGGCAAACTCTCGATGGATGGGAAGATCCGCCTGGTTGATCTCGCCCTGCCGCCGACCTTCGCCGCCGCCTTTCCGGGGCCGAAGCTTGGAGTGGAAGGGGTGCGCGCGAGACTCGGAGTTCATAGTCGGCCGTTGCTCATGAGCATCTTCAAGGCCTGCCTGGGGCTTACACTCCAAGAGCTGGCCGAGGGTTTTTTCCAGCAGGCGTTGGGCGGCGTCGATCTGATCAAAGATGACGAGATCTTCTTTAACGATACAGACGCGCCTTTCGAGCAACGTTTGGAGGCGTGCCTGCAAGCGGCCGAGCGAGCGCGACGAGAGACGGGCCAAGTCGTCCTGTATGCGATCAACCTGACCGGTCCGGTGCATCGGCTTCCCGAGAAGGCCCGACGGGCGGTGCGGCTTGGTGCGAATGCGTTGCTCATCAATGTCCTGCCCTACGGATTTGACCTCTTGCATCGGCTGGCCGAGGATCCGGAGATTACCGTCCCACTCGTGGCCCACCCGGCGCTGGCCGGAGCGCTCTATCCTTCTGGCGACTACGGCATCGCCGCGTCACTGTTGTTGGGGACGCTGATGCGGCTGGCCGGGGCCGACCTGGTCCTATTCCCGTCCCCTTATGGTGGGATGGCCCTGGAACGGTCCGAGGCTCTGGATCTGGCTGGGCGACTTACGGACAAGGACGGCCTGCCCCACCGCCGAACCTTTCCGGTCCCGTCAGCGGGGATCCACCCGGGCCTGGTGCCGCACATTATGGACGATTTCGGCCTCGATGTCGTGGTCAACGCCGGCGGAGGCATCCACGCTCATCCGAGCGGCGCGGCTGCGGGTGGGCGGGCCTTCCGCGCGGCAATCGCCGCCAGCGTGGCCGGTATTCCTCTGGAAGAGGCAGCCACAGGGAGCAGCGATCTACGGGCGGCCCTTGACCAGTGGGGTAGCGGCAAGGCCCGAATCCCTAAAGAGTTTTCGGCATGA
- a CDS encoding site-specific DNA-methyltransferase produces the protein MAQLQFKGKTFVQNYHLLVKYHELVPVKAKSLTDRVTLHDNLIIHGDNLKALKALLPLYAGKIKCVYIDPPYNTGNESWAYNDNVSSPMMQEWLGKVVDREDLTRHDKWLCMMMPRLKLLRELMIEDGVIFLSIDDNEQYRIRALMDEVFGEDNFVEQFIWKKSYGGGAKEKYVVRQHEYCLMYARNKQNVPDLWLPPDEEAEARYYKYRDSKFAERGPYRIKPLEATKSMDQRENLVFPIKAPDGSEIRPKRQWWWSRDRAEKALAQDELVFTKTDDGYSVSYKQYLIDEAGEKRGAKPFSIIDKIYTQEGTADLRSVFDDQVVLQFPKPVGLIKHLLRIATSAESSDLILDCTGGSGTTGHAVLSLNAEDDGNRRFILIECEDYADSITAERIRRVIKGVPTSKDEVLKKGLGGSFSFFRLGKAIELESILDGDGLPTYKELARYVFYTATGEEFDEKAVDEKKHFIGESRNYQAFLFYEPNIAKLKNLALTLDMAKSLPPLKKDKRRLVFAPTKYLDQEHLDQHRIDFAQLPFEIYELTR, from the coding sequence ATGGCGCAACTACAGTTTAAGGGCAAAACGTTCGTACAGAATTATCATTTGCTGGTGAAGTATCACGAACTTGTCCCGGTCAAGGCCAAAAGCCTGACGGATCGGGTGACTCTCCATGACAACCTGATTATCCACGGCGACAACCTGAAGGCCCTCAAAGCTCTCCTACCACTCTACGCCGGGAAAATCAAATGCGTTTACATCGACCCCCCTTACAACACCGGCAACGAGAGTTGGGCCTATAACGACAACGTGAGTTCCCCGATGATGCAGGAATGGCTGGGCAAAGTCGTTGACCGCGAAGACTTGACCCGCCATGACAAGTGGCTCTGCATGATGATGCCGAGGTTGAAGTTGCTCCGCGAACTGATGATCGAAGATGGCGTCATTTTCTTATCGATTGATGACAACGAGCAGTATCGTATCAGAGCGCTGATGGATGAGGTGTTTGGCGAAGACAACTTTGTCGAACAGTTCATTTGGAAGAAAAGCTATGGGGGTGGAGCAAAAGAAAAATACGTTGTCCGTCAGCACGAGTATTGTCTGATGTACGCACGAAACAAGCAGAACGTCCCCGACTTGTGGCTGCCGCCCGACGAGGAGGCAGAAGCGCGGTACTACAAATACCGCGACTCCAAATTTGCGGAACGCGGGCCTTACAGGATCAAGCCTCTGGAAGCAACAAAAAGTATGGATCAAAGAGAGAATTTGGTCTTTCCGATCAAAGCTCCCGATGGAAGCGAGATTCGGCCCAAACGCCAATGGTGGTGGAGTCGAGACCGCGCAGAAAAAGCGCTTGCACAAGATGAACTTGTTTTTACGAAAACAGACGATGGCTATTCGGTCTCATACAAACAGTACCTGATCGATGAGGCTGGCGAAAAACGGGGGGCCAAGCCATTTTCTATAATTGACAAAATCTATACACAAGAGGGCACGGCAGATTTGCGCAGTGTTTTCGATGACCAAGTTGTTCTTCAGTTCCCGAAGCCAGTCGGCTTGATTAAGCACCTTCTCCGAATCGCCACTTCTGCGGAGAGTTCTGACCTAATTCTTGATTGCACCGGCGGTTCTGGTACGACAGGTCATGCAGTCTTGTCGCTCAACGCTGAAGATGATGGCAACCGCCGGTTCATCCTAATCGAGTGCGAAGACTATGCGGATTCCATTACAGCGGAGCGTATTCGCCGCGTAATCAAAGGTGTGCCGACATCGAAGGATGAGGTTCTGAAGAAGGGCCTCGGCGGGTCGTTCAGCTTCTTCAGGCTCGGCAAGGCCATCGAACTTGAAAGCATCCTCGATGGCGACGGCTTACCGACCTACAAAGAACTTGCCCGTTACGTGTTTTACACGGCGACCGGTGAGGAATTCGACGAAAAGGCTGTTGACGAGAAGAAGCATTTTATCGGTGAGAGCCGAAATTATCAGGCGTTCCTCTTCTACGAGCCGAACATTGCAAAGCTGAAAAATCTAGCGCTGACGCTGGACATGGCAAAGAGCCTGCCGCCCTTGAAGAAGGACAAGCGACGGTTGGTGTTTGCGCCGACCAAGTATCTGGATCAAGAGCACCTTGACCAACACCGCATTGACTTCGCGCAGTTGCCTTTTGAGATTTATGAACTGACGAGGTGA
- a CDS encoding AAA family ATPase, with protein sequence MIKRIEIEGYRLLDSFAAELRPLTVVIGANAVGKSTLLDCLQCIAQCSDLPLNTAIGWHWGMNSLLNAARKDRKLSWRITFSKPKDPFWSRLPLDDSQAFIYEVILQGDVQGQAQAQYEVLRTREPYQGYAEAFKYLEATLFRRQVYSREHRKLMPFDEAMPPSQQVHETGTESKNGSDLGLPPAAQEPALMLSQIRFFNEFPIPSSARVLLANMTFYPGFDVTRFSGLRTKAAEIKPMTMLALNGENLGTVLHEILTRYDYRQAATDIREFLKAAYPAFEEIHCDTTLGAPAQVLVRVREKGMERSMEMWELSDGMLRFLCLASALLNPIPPPFVALDEPESGLHPRLLPVVADMIKTASERTQVLVTTHSPDLLNRFSIDDVAVMSRGEDFKAAWCRPSDRKTLVEMLKDVAGETLGDLHRSGELEAIG encoded by the coding sequence ATGATTAAGCGAATTGAGATAGAGGGCTATCGGTTACTCGACAGCTTCGCCGCAGAGTTGCGGCCGCTAACGGTGGTTATCGGCGCGAACGCAGTCGGTAAAAGCACTTTACTTGACTGTCTTCAGTGTATTGCACAATGCTCTGATTTGCCTCTCAACACGGCCATCGGTTGGCATTGGGGAATGAACTCCTTACTGAACGCGGCCAGAAAAGATCGCAAGTTAAGCTGGCGGATCACATTCAGCAAACCGAAGGATCCGTTTTGGAGCCGCCTACCTCTTGATGACAGCCAAGCGTTTATCTACGAGGTTATCCTTCAGGGTGACGTGCAGGGACAAGCCCAGGCACAATACGAAGTCCTTCGTACACGCGAACCATACCAAGGCTACGCTGAAGCTTTCAAGTATCTGGAGGCGACACTATTTCGCAGGCAAGTCTACAGCCGCGAGCATCGCAAGCTTATGCCCTTCGATGAAGCGATGCCGCCTTCGCAGCAGGTTCACGAGACGGGAACAGAATCCAAAAATGGAAGCGATCTCGGGTTGCCACCTGCGGCTCAAGAGCCCGCCCTGATGCTTTCGCAGATCAGGTTCTTCAATGAGTTCCCGATCCCTTCGTCCGCACGAGTGCTCCTCGCGAACATGACGTTTTATCCAGGCTTTGACGTGACTAGATTCTCAGGTCTTCGAACCAAGGCGGCAGAAATCAAGCCGATGACCATGCTTGCTCTGAATGGCGAGAATCTCGGAACCGTCCTACATGAAATCCTCACGCGGTACGACTACCGACAGGCCGCGACCGATATCCGCGAATTTCTCAAGGCCGCTTACCCGGCATTTGAAGAAATCCATTGCGACACTACCCTAGGCGCGCCCGCTCAAGTTCTTGTCCGTGTGAGAGAAAAAGGGATGGAGCGGTCTATGGAGATGTGGGAGCTTTCCGATGGCATGTTGAGATTCTTGTGTCTGGCCTCGGCCCTGTTGAATCCGATTCCGCCACCCTTCGTTGCACTAGACGAGCCTGAAAGCGGATTGCATCCACGGCTTTTGCCTGTAGTGGCCGACATGATCAAAACAGCGTCGGAGCGAACGCAGGTACTTGTTACCACCCACAGCCCCGATCTCCTGAATCGGTTTAGCATTGATGATGTGGCCGTGATGTCACGCGGCGAGGATTTCAAGGCGGCATGGTGTCGTCCATCTGATCGAAAGACTCTAGTGGAAATGTTGAAGGATGTTGCAGGGGAAACCCTCGGCGATCTTCATCGCTCGGGCGAATTAGAGGCTATCGGATGA
- a CDS encoding DEAD/DEAH box helicase family protein: MIGSVQKQGSQPAEISLWRIQIMQLKEYQQRALAGIRSYLELLADLKKKAEGITDRDLAFDFAAKAWEKAKLPRRYLPRKNGLGHLLPTFCLKVPTGGGKTLLAVKTVDLVNTVYRRRQTGLVLWIVPTTQIYRQTIQHLKDRDHPYRQHLDIASGGHTLILEKTDHFAPLDVQERLVVLMLMLPSANRKTKETLKVFKDSGGFQDFFPPEDDIKAQEATLKRFPNLDTYEKQSGFWGRQIKTSLGNTLRTLSPVIILDEGHKAYSEGAQETLRDFNPCLIAELSATPVQSNILVDITGRELHHEEMIKLDLHVVNKASPDWKDTLLAGVNKRNVLEEKAKEYEANTGIHIRPICLIQVERTGKDQQGGRWIHSEQVREHLTKVMGIPAEQIAVKTSEKDELKEVDDVGGLLGRDCKVRYIITKQALQEGWDCSFAYVLVILTNPSSQNALTQLVGRILRQPYARKTQLRELDESYVFCFQQRANTLLESIRDGFAQEGLGDLRGHIATEDERGGMTGDDMDRLFDMREHFKQAAGRTILPVFVVKNSHGWRPVNYEMDIAARIPWDEVTLRPVMQLTLSEYEKKDVEIGVTLTEDRHRVIEARGIHDLREGGIRVDPVFMTRQIGDIVPNPWQAHEFAKRVLNHFYTMGGKQDAERLIANNFVFLIEELRKQLEAEKDRLAERVFCSMLEKDELRFLIIGNNLDWSFPKSIAIKPTSKILTKEKGGQLEFSLYEAVPEDDFNETEKAVAWYLENQHRLFFWFRNRARHDYSIQGWREHRIYPDFIFTATDRNAHTDYERVYVVETKGLHLKDNAKTNYIRKVFDICTRQAKSRNWNELGLEMKDKVLRFEVLDEDEWEAKLNEVLLE, translated from the coding sequence TTGATTGGATCGGTACAAAAACAGGGGTCCCAGCCTGCTGAAATCAGCTTGTGGCGCATTCAGATTATGCAGCTAAAAGAATACCAGCAAAGAGCGTTGGCCGGGATCAGGAGTTACCTCGAACTTCTGGCCGATCTGAAGAAGAAGGCCGAAGGCATAACTGATCGAGACTTGGCCTTTGACTTTGCGGCGAAGGCATGGGAAAAGGCTAAACTTCCGCGCCGGTATCTGCCGCGCAAGAACGGGCTGGGCCACTTATTGCCGACGTTTTGCCTAAAAGTCCCGACAGGCGGCGGCAAGACGCTCTTGGCAGTCAAGACGGTTGACCTTGTGAACACCGTTTACAGGAGGCGACAGACCGGACTTGTGCTCTGGATTGTGCCGACAACGCAAATTTACCGGCAGACGATTCAGCACCTGAAAGACCGGGACCACCCTTACCGCCAGCACCTCGACATTGCGAGCGGAGGACATACGCTGATTCTCGAAAAGACGGACCACTTTGCCCCGCTGGATGTGCAGGAACGTCTTGTCGTGCTGATGCTCATGCTTCCATCGGCGAACCGGAAGACGAAAGAGACCTTAAAGGTCTTCAAGGACAGTGGCGGTTTTCAGGACTTTTTCCCGCCAGAGGACGACATTAAGGCCCAAGAAGCCACGCTCAAACGCTTCCCGAATTTGGACACCTACGAGAAGCAAAGTGGATTTTGGGGGCGGCAGATCAAAACGTCATTGGGGAACACGCTCAGAACACTTTCGCCGGTCATTATACTCGACGAAGGGCACAAGGCTTACAGCGAGGGGGCGCAGGAGACTTTGCGCGACTTCAACCCCTGCCTGATTGCCGAGCTTTCGGCGACGCCGGTTCAAAGCAATATCCTCGTGGACATCACAGGCCGAGAACTGCACCACGAGGAAATGATCAAGTTGGATCTCCACGTCGTGAACAAGGCAAGCCCGGACTGGAAGGACACCCTGCTTGCCGGGGTGAACAAGCGGAATGTGTTGGAGGAAAAGGCCAAGGAGTACGAGGCGAACACGGGCATACACATCCGCCCGATTTGCCTGATTCAAGTTGAGCGCACAGGGAAAGATCAACAGGGCGGACGCTGGATTCATTCGGAGCAAGTCCGGGAACATTTAACGAAGGTGATGGGCATCCCGGCGGAACAGATCGCGGTAAAAACAAGCGAAAAGGATGAACTCAAGGAAGTTGACGACGTGGGCGGGCTTCTCGGGCGGGACTGCAAAGTCCGCTACATCATCACTAAGCAGGCACTTCAAGAGGGTTGGGATTGCTCGTTCGCTTACGTGCTCGTGATTCTGACGAATCCATCTTCACAGAATGCCTTAACCCAGCTTGTCGGTCGTATTCTGCGACAACCCTACGCGCGGAAGACCCAACTCCGGGAACTTGACGAAAGCTATGTGTTTTGCTTCCAGCAACGCGCCAATACATTACTGGAAAGCATTCGCGACGGCTTTGCCCAGGAAGGTTTGGGCGATTTGCGAGGACATATCGCCACCGAAGACGAACGCGGCGGTATGACCGGCGATGACATGGACCGGCTTTTCGACATGCGCGAGCACTTCAAGCAGGCCGCAGGCCGAACGATTCTTCCGGTTTTCGTGGTCAAGAACAGCCACGGCTGGAGGCCCGTCAACTACGAAATGGACATTGCGGCCCGGATTCCGTGGGATGAAGTGACGTTGAGGCCGGTCATGCAATTGACTCTTTCCGAGTACGAGAAGAAAGACGTTGAGATCGGCGTCACGCTGACCGAGGACAGACATCGAGTGATCGAAGCTAGAGGCATTCATGATTTGAGGGAGGGCGGTATCCGCGTTGATCCGGTCTTCATGACGCGACAAATCGGTGACATCGTGCCGAACCCCTGGCAAGCACACGAATTCGCCAAGCGGGTCTTGAATCATTTCTACACGATGGGCGGCAAGCAGGACGCTGAGCGGCTTATTGCTAATAACTTTGTTTTCCTGATCGAAGAACTACGGAAGCAACTTGAAGCTGAGAAAGACCGACTGGCCGAGCGGGTCTTCTGTTCGATGCTGGAAAAGGATGAGCTTCGCTTCCTGATCATCGGCAACAACCTCGACTGGTCTTTCCCGAAGTCCATAGCGATCAAGCCGACTTCAAAGATTCTGACAAAGGAAAAGGGCGGGCAACTTGAGTTTAGTCTTTACGAGGCGGTGCCGGAGGATGACTTCAACGAGACCGAGAAAGCGGTTGCCTGGTATCTGGAAAACCAGCATCGGCTTTTCTTCTGGTTCCGAAATCGCGCAAGGCATGACTACTCGATTCAGGGATGGCGGGAGCACCGCATTTATCCCGACTTCATTTTCACGGCGACCGACAGGAACGCTCACACGGATTACGAGCGCGTTTACGTGGTTGAAACCAAGGGTCTGCACCTGAAGGACAACGCCAAGACCAATTACATCCGCAAAGTGTTCGACATCTGCACGCGACAGGCGAAGTCCAGAAACTGGAACGAACTTGGCCTTGAGATGAAAGACAAGGTGCTCCGCTTCGAGGTTCTGGATGAGGATGAATGGGAAGCGAAGCTGAACGAGGTATTGCTGGAATAG
- a CDS encoding helix-turn-helix transcriptional regulator, with product MPELKFKPIRHSHKEFLAKAATRKGFIEAYDALALEYQVANQMLKARSRAGLTQDAVAERMGTTKSAVSRLESAGKHAPSLATLKRYAKAVGCELQVRLVPQKTA from the coding sequence ATGCCTGAACTGAAATTTAAGCCCATCCGCCATAGCCATAAGGAATTCCTTGCCAAGGCGGCAACCCGCAAGGGATTCATCGAAGCGTACGACGCCCTTGCGCTTGAGTACCAGGTAGCCAACCAAATGCTCAAAGCACGATCCCGTGCAGGTCTGACGCAAGACGCCGTCGCAGAACGGATGGGTACGACGAAGAGCGCGGTCTCCAGGCTCGAATCGGCCGGAAAGCACGCTCCGTCGCTCGCCACGCTCAAGCGATATGCCAAGGCTGTGGGGTGTGAGCTTCAAGTACGCCTTGTGCCGCAGAAGACCGCGTGA
- a CDS encoding type II toxin-antitoxin system RelE/ParE family toxin produces the protein MSFEIEYFHERVLHEIESWPVDVLADYARLVELLTEYGPTLRLPYSRALGDGLFELRPRGRSSVGRAFYCFLVGKRVVVLHAFLKKSQHTPDRELKLARKRLKEVSDA, from the coding sequence ATGTCCTTCGAGATCGAGTACTTCCACGAGCGGGTACTCCACGAGATTGAGTCGTGGCCTGTGGACGTCCTCGCGGACTACGCGCGCTTGGTCGAACTGCTGACCGAATATGGACCAACGCTCAGGCTTCCGTACTCGCGAGCTCTTGGTGATGGCTTGTTCGAGCTTCGGCCTCGCGGGCGTTCGAGCGTTGGCAGGGCGTTCTACTGCTTTCTCGTCGGCAAACGGGTCGTCGTGCTGCACGCCTTCCTCAAGAAGTCACAGCATACGCCCGATCGAGAACTGAAGCTGGCGCGCAAGCGCCTGAAGGAGGTATCAGATGCCTGA
- a CDS encoding aldo/keto reductase, with translation MEHRRLGRTGVQVSEIGFGAWGIGKGWWGETDDTLSVRALARALELGLTFIDTAHAYGNGHSERLIARAFKEVRRRVFVATKVPPKSGGWPPKPGTTARQAFPADWIITHTEESLRNLEAEHLDLQQLHVWRDEWLSEPEWQEAIYRLKQQGKIRFFGVSIIDHQPGSALELVRSGLIDTVQVIYNIFDQSPEEDLFPLCRKYDIGVIARVPFDEGGLTGRLTPDTTFLKDSVQSFYFRGDRLRETCERVDRLRPLLEGEIKTVAQLALKFCLSHPAVSTVIPGMRRPEHVEANCSASDSKPLDPETLTALKAHAWPRNFYQ, from the coding sequence ATGGAGCATCGCAGGCTTGGACGCACAGGCGTTCAGGTATCGGAGATCGGTTTTGGGGCCTGGGGGATCGGCAAGGGGTGGTGGGGCGAAACCGACGACACCCTCTCGGTCAGGGCTTTGGCGAGGGCGCTGGAGTTGGGCCTCACCTTTATCGATACCGCGCACGCCTATGGCAATGGGCACAGCGAACGACTGATCGCCAGGGCCTTCAAGGAAGTTCGTCGCCGTGTCTTTGTCGCCACCAAGGTTCCACCGAAAAGCGGCGGCTGGCCGCCCAAACCGGGGACCACAGCGCGGCAGGCTTTTCCCGCGGATTGGATCATCACGCACACAGAAGAGAGCCTCCGAAACCTCGAAGCAGAGCACCTCGACCTGCAGCAGCTCCACGTCTGGCGAGATGAATGGCTCAGTGAGCCGGAGTGGCAAGAGGCGATATATCGATTAAAGCAGCAGGGAAAGATCCGATTCTTTGGAGTCTCAATTATCGATCATCAGCCAGGCAGCGCGCTAGAGCTTGTGAGGTCCGGGCTGATCGATACCGTCCAGGTGATCTACAATATCTTTGACCAATCCCCGGAAGAGGACCTGTTCCCCCTGTGTCGAAAGTATGACATTGGCGTGATCGCCAGGGTCCCTTTCGATGAAGGGGGCCTGACTGGCAGGCTCACTCCGGACACGACCTTCCTCAAGGATTCGGTTCAGAGTTTCTATTTCCGTGGGGACCGGCTGCGTGAGACATGCGAGCGCGTTGATCGACTCAGACCGCTGCTGGAGGGGGAAATCAAGACGGTGGCGCAGCTCGCACTCAAGTTCTGCCTGAGCCACCCGGCAGTCTCAACCGTGATCCCCGGCATGCGCCGGCCCGAGCATGTGGAGGCCAACTGCTCGGCCTCCGACAGTAAGCCGCTTGATCCCGAGACGCTCACCGCCCTGAAAGCCCACGCCTGGCCCAGGAACTTTTATCAGTAG